In Streptomyces sp. NBC_01381, a genomic segment contains:
- a CDS encoding segregation/condensation protein A, protein MPLNDDSAPPARRRALGRGPAVAPAEEPAHDQEPAVEPEAVAEPETSVEPEAPAEPDDGRFKVRLANFEGPFDLLLQLISKHKLDVTEVALSKVTDEFMAHIRAMGPDWDLDQTTEFLVVAATLLDLKAARLLPTAEVEDEADLALLEARDLLFARLLQYRAYKQIADIFSGRLEEEARRYPRTVGLEPHHAELLPEVVISIGAEGFARLAVKAMQPRAKPQVYVDHIHAPLVSVQEQAGVVVARLRERGEASFQMLVEDAGDTLTVVARFLALLELYREKAVALDQEDALGELMVRWTGGDGDGQPTVTDEFDRAPELPGETSEEQTA, encoded by the coding sequence ATGCCCCTGAACGACGATTCCGCACCACCTGCCCGCCGCCGCGCCCTGGGGCGCGGTCCCGCGGTGGCTCCGGCGGAGGAGCCCGCCCACGACCAGGAACCGGCGGTCGAGCCGGAGGCGGTGGCGGAACCGGAGACGTCGGTCGAACCGGAGGCGCCCGCCGAGCCTGACGACGGGCGGTTCAAGGTTCGGCTCGCGAACTTCGAAGGGCCCTTCGATCTGCTCCTTCAGCTCATCTCGAAGCACAAGCTCGATGTCACCGAAGTCGCGCTGTCCAAGGTGACCGACGAGTTCATGGCGCACATCCGGGCCATGGGACCCGACTGGGATCTCGACCAGACCACCGAGTTCCTGGTGGTCGCCGCCACTCTGCTCGACCTCAAGGCGGCCCGGCTGCTGCCCACCGCCGAGGTCGAGGACGAGGCGGATCTCGCGCTGCTCGAAGCGCGGGACCTGCTCTTCGCGCGACTCCTTCAGTACCGCGCGTACAAACAGATCGCGGACATCTTCAGCGGGCGGCTGGAGGAGGAGGCGCGGCGCTATCCCCGGACCGTGGGGCTTGAGCCGCACCATGCCGAGCTGCTGCCCGAGGTCGTCATCAGCATCGGCGCCGAGGGCTTCGCCAGGCTCGCCGTGAAGGCGATGCAGCCGCGGGCGAAGCCTCAGGTGTACGTCGACCACATCCATGCCCCGCTGGTCTCCGTGCAGGAGCAGGCAGGGGTGGTCGTGGCCCGGCTGCGGGAGCGGGGCGAGGCCAGCTTCCAGATGCTCGTCGAGGACGCGGGGGACACCCTCACCGTGGTCGCCCGCTTCCTGGCGCTGCTCGAGCTGTACCGCGAGAAGGCCGTCGCCCTGGACCAGGAGGACGCCCTGGGCGAGCTGATGGTGCGGTGGACCGGCGGCGACGGCGACGGGCAGCCGACGGTGACCGACGAATTCGACCGGGCCCCGGAGCTGCCGGGCGAGACGAGCGAGGAGCAGACGGCATGA
- the scpB gene encoding SMC-Scp complex subunit ScpB, with amino-acid sequence MSSPAGDLAGAVADLELRPALEAVLMVVDEPATEEHLAKVLDRPRRQIADALRELADEYTVQRRGFELRLVAGGWRFYTRPEYAAAVERFVLDGQQARLTQAALETLAVVAYRQPVSRSRVSAVRGVNCDGVMRTLLQRGLVDEAGAEPETGAILYRTTNYFLERMGLRGLDELPELAPFLPEADAIEAETQEGVPSFDPDAPDAPGYEDADD; translated from the coding sequence ATGAGCAGTCCCGCGGGAGACCTGGCCGGCGCCGTCGCCGATCTGGAGCTGCGGCCCGCCCTGGAGGCCGTCCTCATGGTCGTCGACGAACCGGCCACCGAGGAGCACCTCGCCAAGGTCCTCGACCGGCCCCGGCGGCAGATCGCCGACGCGCTGCGCGAGCTGGCCGACGAGTACACCGTGCAGCGGCGGGGCTTCGAGCTGCGGCTCGTGGCGGGCGGCTGGCGGTTCTACACGCGCCCCGAGTACGCGGCGGCGGTCGAACGCTTCGTGCTCGACGGGCAGCAGGCCCGGCTCACCCAGGCGGCTCTGGAGACCCTCGCGGTCGTCGCGTACCGCCAGCCGGTCAGCCGTTCCCGGGTCTCCGCCGTGCGCGGAGTGAACTGTGACGGCGTGATGCGCACCCTTCTCCAGAGGGGTCTGGTGGATGAGGCGGGCGCGGAACCCGAAACAGGTGCGATCCTGTACAGGACGACGAACTACTTTCTGGAGCGGATGGGCCTGCGTGGCCTTGACGAGCTCCCGGAGCTCGCGCCCTTCCTCCCCGAGGCGGACGCGATCGAGGCAGAGACGCAGGAAGGTGTCCCGTCGTTCGACCCGGACGCTCCTGATGCGCCGGGTTACGAGGACGCAGACGACTAA
- a CDS encoding tetratricopeptide repeat protein, with the protein MPRPASARTSGEGQFTGRRRELKELRADIDRAGLDTISGRKAPRARVLLIAGRPGSGRTSLAEELARQVAGNYPDGTLRAHLTEPDGTRVPTERTARELLDVLEVPAPPGADEDELTEVLREALAGRRCLLLLDGAADAEQVDPLIPDAPDCLAVAVSEGPLTGIPDVRPCTLGGLDTAAGVELLSRAAGQVRVTVDPRSAESLVEACAAHPAALVLAGGWLSVRPKAALADLAKQVHERPDEGSALARVFQHSYASLPGPAARILRFLSLAPAGHVDPHTASALAGCSVSAARTTLDDFVKLGLVRAVESPLPQYEVPGCLTPLLRSLTESQDRPAEVQLARARMLERTVRLLQSCRAITEPDGSAARKKLAGLPRALRFPHRAAAAEWLRIRQPALLAAARLAVADGELDTLARRLMAALTRALVAHRGTEDAAPELYGIHQLVLDVAERRDLPREQAAALLNLADLDARTGRTHEALVRYRSALDAGRRANDPYATGRAMESVGGAYQELGDWSRASDWFGRALAQRLGRDERADAARLYGRIGTAHTYAGRYGEALRNWSSAVTGYRKCGDVAGQARALSELARVQEYAGRPEESLRTCQEAVEWARQAGDVRLQAALQLRLADTLERLGDPAAARLHRAAAERMLGREIEEVTGLASKDGPEGSAYEIRSASAED; encoded by the coding sequence GTGCCGCGGCCCGCGTCGGCCCGGACTTCCGGGGAAGGCCAATTCACCGGCCGGCGCCGGGAGTTGAAGGAGCTCCGCGCCGACATCGACCGCGCGGGCCTCGACACCATCTCGGGCCGCAAGGCGCCACGCGCGCGCGTGCTGCTCATCGCGGGACGCCCGGGCTCGGGCCGCACCTCCCTCGCGGAGGAGCTCGCCCGGCAGGTCGCCGGCAACTACCCGGACGGCACCCTCCGAGCCCACCTCACAGAACCCGACGGCACGCGCGTGCCGACCGAGCGCACCGCGCGGGAGCTGCTCGACGTCCTGGAGGTGCCCGCACCGCCGGGGGCCGACGAGGACGAGCTGACCGAGGTGCTCCGCGAGGCCCTGGCAGGACGCCGGTGTCTGCTGCTGCTCGACGGAGCGGCCGATGCCGAGCAGGTCGACCCGCTGATCCCGGACGCGCCCGACTGCCTGGCCGTCGCCGTCTCCGAGGGCCCGCTCACCGGAATCCCGGACGTGCGGCCCTGCACGCTCGGCGGCCTGGACACCGCCGCCGGCGTCGAGCTGCTCTCCCGCGCCGCGGGCCAGGTGCGCGTCACCGTCGACCCGCGCTCCGCGGAGAGCCTGGTCGAGGCGTGCGCCGCGCACCCCGCCGCCCTCGTCCTGGCCGGCGGCTGGCTCTCCGTGCGGCCCAAGGCGGCCCTCGCCGACCTGGCCAAGCAGGTGCACGAACGCCCCGACGAGGGGTCCGCCCTTGCCCGCGTCTTCCAGCACTCGTACGCCTCGCTGCCGGGCCCCGCCGCGCGGATACTGCGCTTCCTCTCCCTCGCCCCCGCGGGCCACGTCGACCCGCACACCGCGTCCGCCCTGGCCGGCTGCTCGGTCTCCGCCGCCCGCACCACCCTGGACGACTTCGTGAAGCTCGGCCTGGTCAGGGCCGTGGAGTCGCCGCTGCCGCAGTACGAGGTGCCCGGCTGCCTGACGCCGCTGCTGCGCTCCCTCACCGAGAGCCAGGACCGCCCCGCCGAGGTGCAGCTGGCGCGGGCCAGGATGCTGGAGCGGACCGTGCGGCTCCTGCAGTCCTGCCGGGCGATCACCGAACCGGACGGCTCGGCGGCCCGCAAGAAGCTCGCCGGTCTGCCGCGCGCCCTGCGCTTCCCCCACCGGGCGGCCGCCGCCGAGTGGCTGCGCATCCGGCAGCCCGCGCTGCTCGCCGCCGCCCGCCTCGCGGTCGCCGACGGGGAGCTCGACACCCTCGCCCGGCGCCTGATGGCGGCCCTGACGCGGGCCCTGGTCGCGCACCGCGGCACGGAGGACGCGGCTCCCGAGCTGTACGGCATCCATCAGCTGGTCCTGGATGTCGCCGAGCGCAGGGATCTGCCCCGCGAGCAGGCGGCCGCGCTGCTCAATCTCGCGGATCTGGATGCGCGCACGGGACGTACACACGAGGCGCTGGTGCGATATCGGTCAGCTTTGGACGCCGGACGCAGAGCAAATGACCCGTACGCGACCGGCCGCGCAATGGAATCCGTAGGTGGCGCATACCAGGAGCTGGGGGACTGGTCGCGGGCGTCGGACTGGTTCGGCCGGGCCCTCGCCCAGCGCCTGGGTCGGGACGAGCGCGCCGACGCGGCCCGGCTCTACGGCCGCATCGGCACCGCACACACCTATGCGGGGCGCTACGGAGAGGCGCTGCGCAACTGGAGCTCGGCCGTCACCGGGTACCGCAAGTGCGGTGATGTGGCGGGCCAGGCAAGGGCGTTGAGCGAGCTGGCGCGGGTGCAGGAGTACGCGGGGCGGCCCGAGGAGTCGCTGCGTACCTGCCAGGAGGCGGTCGAGTGGGCGCGGCAGGCCGGCGACGTACGTCTCCAGGCGGCGCTGCAGCTCAGGCTGGCCGACACCCTGGAGCGTCTTGGCGACCCGGCGGCCGCCCGGCTGCACCGCGCCGCCGCCGAGCGCATGCTGGGAAGGGAGATCGAGGAGGTCACGGGGCTTGCATCGAAGGATGGACCCGAGGGTTCCGCCTACGAAATCCGTAGCGCTTCCGCAGAAGATTGA
- a CDS encoding NUDIX hydrolase: MTIKDTAEEWQVTATETPFVGNKTSVRTDDVVMPDGTVVRRDYQVHPGSVAVLALDDAGRVLVLRQYRHPVRQKLWEIPAGLLDIPGENPLHAAQRELYEEAHVKAEDWRVLTDVYTTPGGCDEAVRIFLARDLSEAEGERFEVSEEEADMELARVPLEELVRGVLAGELHNNCLVVGALSLTAALNGDGVDALRPAEAPWPARPFEA, encoded by the coding sequence ATGACGATCAAGGACACCGCCGAGGAGTGGCAGGTCACGGCGACGGAGACCCCGTTCGTCGGCAACAAGACCTCCGTCCGCACCGACGACGTGGTCATGCCCGACGGGACCGTCGTCCGCCGCGACTACCAGGTGCACCCCGGCTCGGTCGCGGTGCTCGCACTCGACGACGCGGGCCGCGTCCTGGTCCTGCGCCAGTACCGCCACCCGGTCCGCCAGAAGCTCTGGGAGATCCCGGCAGGACTGCTCGACATCCCCGGCGAGAACCCGCTGCACGCCGCCCAGCGCGAGCTCTACGAAGAGGCGCACGTCAAGGCGGAGGACTGGCGCGTCCTCACCGACGTCTACACCACGCCCGGCGGCTGCGACGAGGCCGTGCGCATCTTCCTCGCCCGCGATCTCTCCGAGGCCGAAGGCGAGCGCTTCGAAGTCTCCGAGGAGGAGGCGGACATGGAGCTGGCGCGCGTACCGCTCGAAGAGCTCGTACGCGGCGTGCTCGCCGGTGAACTGCACAACAACTGCCTCGTCGTGGGCGCCCTTTCACTCACCGCCGCGCTGAACGGCGACGGCGTGGACGCGCTGCGCCCGGCCGAGGCGCCTTGGCCCGCGCGTCCCTTCGAGGCCTGA
- a CDS encoding ParA family protein yields the protein MSARGQGPVGLEAVGSVAVRTFEARQKPQPTQPTSSAPQSMDGHHVNAMAGDRSGENTTHTQLADYEELPQGHFYDPDAEYEPDPEYAATLAPDAARQRRERIGPTGRPLPYFPIPGPLTDHGPAKIIAMCNQKGGVGKTTSTINLGAALAEYGRRVLLVDFDPQGALSVGLGVNPMELDLTVYNLLMERGMSADEVLLKTAVPNMDLLPSNIDLSAAEVQLVSEVARESTLQRALKPLMQDYDYIVIDCQPSLGLLTVNALTAAHKVIVPLECEFFALRGVALLTETIEKVQERLNPDLELDGILATMYDSRTVHSREVLARVVEAFDDHVYHTVIGRTVRFPETTVAGEPITTYASNSVGAAAYRQLAREVLARCHAE from the coding sequence ATGTCTGCGCGGGGCCAAGGACCCGTGGGGCTCGAGGCTGTCGGCTCCGTCGCTGTCCGCACCTTCGAAGCCCGCCAGAAACCGCAGCCGACGCAACCGACATCGTCTGCACCCCAGAGCATGGATGGCCATCACGTGAACGCCATGGCCGGCGACCGGAGTGGCGAGAACACCACCCACACCCAACTCGCCGACTACGAGGAACTGCCCCAGGGGCACTTCTACGACCCTGACGCCGAGTACGAGCCCGATCCTGAGTACGCGGCCACGCTGGCCCCGGACGCGGCCCGTCAGCGCCGTGAGCGCATCGGTCCCACGGGACGCCCGCTGCCGTACTTCCCGATCCCGGGCCCGCTGACCGATCACGGCCCCGCGAAGATCATCGCGATGTGCAACCAGAAGGGCGGCGTGGGCAAGACGACGTCGACCATCAACCTGGGTGCCGCGCTCGCGGAGTACGGACGCCGGGTCCTGCTCGTCGACTTCGACCCGCAGGGCGCCCTCTCGGTGGGCCTCGGGGTGAACCCGATGGAGCTGGACCTGACGGTCTACAACCTGCTCATGGAGCGGGGCATGTCGGCCGACGAGGTGCTGCTGAAGACGGCGGTCCCGAACATGGACCTGCTGCCCAGCAACATCGACCTGTCCGCCGCCGAAGTGCAGTTGGTCAGCGAGGTCGCCCGAGAGTCCACGCTGCAGCGGGCGTTGAAGCCGCTGATGCAGGACTACGACTACATCGTGATCGACTGTCAGCCCTCGCTCGGCCTGCTCACCGTGAACGCCCTGACGGCGGCTCACAAGGTGATCGTGCCGCTCGAGTGCGAGTTCTTCGCGCTGCGCGGTGTGGCCCTCCTGACGGAGACCATCGAGAAGGTCCAGGAGCGGCTCAACCCCGACCTGGAGCTCGACGGCATCCTCGCCACCATGTACGACTCGCGCACGGTGCACAGCCGTGAGGTGCTCGCGCGGGTGGTCGAGGCCTTCGACGATCACGTCTACCACACGGTCATCGGGCGCACGGTCCGCTTCCCGGAGACCACGGTCGCCGGTGAGCCGATCACGACGTACGCCTCGAACTCCGTCGGCGCCGCCGCCTACCGTCAGCTCGCCAGGGAGGTGCTCGCCCGGTGTCACGCCGAGTGA
- a CDS encoding CTP synthase, translated as MQPKSTTTKHIFVTGGVASSLGKGLTASSLGALLKARGLRVTMQKLDPYLNVDPGTMNPFQHGEVFVTNDGAETDLDIGHYERFLDVDLDGSANVTTGQVYSQVIAKERRGEYLGDTVQVIPHITNEIKHRIRRMATDDVDVVITEVGGTVGDIESLPFLETVRQVRHEVGRDNVFVVHISLLPYIGPSGELKTKPTQHSVAALRNIGIQPDAIVLRADREVPLSIKRKISLMCDVDEDAVVAAIDAKSIYDIPKVLHTEGLDAYVVRKLDLPFRDVNWTQWEDLLDRVHNPNHEVTIALVGKYIDLPDAYLSITEAMRAGGFANKARVKVKWVTSDDCKTPAGAKKQLADCDAILIPGGFGDRGVSGKVGAIQYARENKVPLLGICLGLQCIVIEAARNLADIPDANSTEFDAATSHPVISTMAEQLDIVAGEGDMGGTMRLGMYPAKLAEGSIAREVYDGKEYVEERHRHRYEVNNAYRGELEKKAGLQFSGTSPDGKLVEYVEYPRDVHPYLVATQAHPELRSRPTRPHPLFAGLVKAAVERQTAAKKGK; from the coding sequence ATGCAGCCCAAATCCACGACGACCAAGCACATCTTCGTCACCGGGGGTGTCGCCTCTTCCCTCGGCAAGGGTCTGACTGCCTCCAGCCTGGGTGCGCTCCTCAAGGCTCGTGGCCTGCGCGTCACCATGCAGAAGCTCGACCCGTACCTGAACGTCGACCCGGGCACGATGAACCCCTTCCAGCACGGCGAGGTGTTCGTCACCAACGACGGCGCCGAGACCGACCTGGACATCGGCCACTACGAGCGCTTCCTCGACGTCGACCTCGACGGCTCGGCCAACGTCACCACCGGCCAGGTCTACTCGCAGGTCATCGCCAAGGAGCGGCGAGGCGAGTACCTGGGCGACACCGTGCAGGTCATCCCGCACATCACCAACGAGATCAAGCACCGCATCCGCCGCATGGCCACGGACGACGTGGACGTCGTCATCACCGAGGTCGGCGGCACGGTCGGTGACATCGAGTCCCTGCCGTTCCTGGAGACCGTCCGCCAGGTCCGCCACGAGGTCGGCCGCGACAACGTCTTCGTCGTGCACATCTCGCTGCTGCCCTACATCGGCCCCTCCGGCGAGCTGAAGACCAAGCCGACCCAGCACTCGGTCGCCGCCCTGCGCAACATCGGCATCCAGCCCGACGCCATCGTGCTGCGCGCCGACCGCGAGGTGCCGCTGTCCATCAAGCGCAAGATCTCGCTGATGTGCGACGTCGACGAGGACGCGGTGGTCGCGGCCATCGACGCCAAGTCGATCTACGACATCCCGAAGGTCCTGCACACCGAGGGCCTTGACGCCTACGTCGTCCGCAAGCTGGACCTCCCGTTCCGCGATGTGAACTGGACGCAGTGGGAGGACCTCCTGGACCGGGTGCACAACCCGAACCACGAGGTCACCATCGCGCTGGTCGGCAAGTACATCGACCTGCCCGACGCCTACCTCTCCATCACCGAGGCCATGCGCGCCGGCGGCTTCGCCAACAAGGCCCGCGTCAAGGTCAAGTGGGTCACCTCGGACGACTGCAAGACCCCGGCGGGCGCCAAGAAGCAGCTCGCCGACTGCGACGCGATCCTGATCCCCGGCGGCTTCGGCGACCGTGGTGTCTCCGGCAAGGTCGGCGCGATCCAGTACGCCCGCGAGAACAAGGTGCCGCTGCTCGGCATCTGCCTCGGCCTGCAGTGCATCGTCATCGAAGCCGCCCGCAACCTCGCGGACATCCCCGACGCCAACTCCACCGAGTTCGACGCCGCGACCTCCCACCCGGTCATCTCGACCATGGCCGAGCAGCTCGACATCGTCGCGGGCGAGGGCGACATGGGCGGCACGATGCGCCTGGGCATGTACCCGGCCAAGCTCGCCGAGGGATCGATCGCGCGTGAGGTGTACGACGGCAAGGAGTACGTCGAGGAGCGCCACCGCCACCGCTACGAGGTGAACAACGCCTACCGCGGCGAGCTGGAGAAGAAGGCCGGCCTGCAGTTCTCCGGCACCTCCCCGGACGGCAAGCTCGTCGAGTACGTCGAGTACCCGCGCGACGTCCACCCCTACCTGGTCGCCACACAGGCCCACCCGGAGCTGCGCTCGCGCCCGACGCGTCCGCACCCGCTCTTCGCCGGTCTGGTGAAGGCGGCCGTGGAGCGCCAGACGGCGGCCAAGAAGGGCAAGTAA
- the ald gene encoding alanine dehydrogenase: MKVGIPREVKNNEFRVAITPAGVHELVRHGHQVVIERNAGVGSSITDDEFVSAGAQILDTADEVWATADLLLKVKEPIAEEYHRLRKDQTLFTYLHLAASKECTDALLESGTTAIAYETVETANRALPLLAPMSEVAGRLAPQVGAYHLMAAQGGRGVLPGGVPGVAAGKAVVIGGGVSGWNAAQIAIGMGFHVTLLDKDINKLKEADKIFGTKIQTVVSNAFELEKACLDADLVIGAVLIPGAKAPKLVTNELVSRMKPGSVLVDIAIDQGGCFEDSHATTHAEPTFPVHNSVFYCVANMPGAVPNTSTYALTNATLPYIVELANRGWVEALRRDHALALGLNTHDGKVVYKEVAESHGLEHVELETLLG; the protein is encoded by the coding sequence GTGAAGGTCGGCATCCCCCGCGAGGTCAAGAACAACGAGTTCCGGGTGGCCATCACCCCCGCCGGTGTGCACGAGCTGGTGCGCCATGGCCACCAGGTCGTCATCGAGCGCAACGCCGGTGTCGGCTCCTCCATCACGGACGACGAGTTCGTCTCGGCCGGCGCCCAGATCCTGGACACCGCCGACGAGGTCTGGGCCACCGCCGACCTCCTGCTGAAGGTCAAGGAGCCCATCGCCGAGGAGTACCACCGCCTCCGCAAGGACCAGACGCTCTTCACCTACCTGCACCTGGCCGCCTCCAAGGAGTGCACGGACGCGCTCCTGGAGTCCGGCACGACCGCCATCGCGTACGAGACCGTGGAGACCGCGAACCGCGCGCTCCCGCTGCTCGCCCCGATGTCCGAGGTCGCGGGCCGCCTGGCCCCGCAGGTCGGCGCGTACCACCTGATGGCCGCCCAGGGCGGCCGCGGTGTCCTGCCCGGCGGTGTCCCGGGTGTGGCGGCCGGCAAGGCCGTCGTCATCGGCGGCGGCGTCTCCGGCTGGAACGCCGCGCAGATCGCCATCGGCATGGGCTTCCACGTGACCCTGCTCGACAAGGACATCAACAAGCTCAAGGAGGCGGACAAGATCTTCGGCACGAAGATCCAGACCGTCGTCTCCAACGCCTTCGAGCTCGAGAAGGCCTGCCTCGACGCCGACCTCGTCATCGGCGCCGTCCTCATCCCGGGCGCCAAGGCCCCGAAGCTCGTCACCAACGAGCTCGTCTCGCGGATGAAGCCGGGAAGTGTCCTTGTCGACATCGCGATCGACCAGGGCGGCTGCTTCGAGGACTCGCACGCGACCACGCACGCCGAGCCGACCTTCCCGGTCCACAACTCGGTGTTCTACTGCGTCGCCAACATGCCCGGCGCGGTGCCCAACACCTCGACGTACGCGCTGACCAACGCCACGCTGCCGTACATCGTCGAGCTCGCGAACCGCGGCTGGGTCGAGGCGCTGCGCCGTGACCACGCGCTCGCCCTGGGTCTCAACACCCATGACGGCAAGGTGGTTTACAAGGAGGTCGCCGAGTCGCACGGCCTCGAGCACGTCGAGCTGGAGACGCTCCTCGGCTGA
- a CDS encoding glycoside hydrolase family 15 protein, producing the protein MHVAGRIEDYALIGDMQTAALVCRDGTVDWLCLPRFDSHAVFAGLLGTEEHGFWRLGPAHSPDAPPPTAARRTYRGDSLVLESEWDTPRGTVRVTDFMPPRDTDAPQLVRIVEGVSGRVPMRSALRMRFSYGRVVPWVHKVDGRTVAVAGPDSVWLDTPAETFGKDLTTYSDFTVAPGDRIAFTISWQPSHRQPPALPDPEGALTATEDFWRDWVEHCTYHGPYREAVVRSLITLKALTYAPTGGIVAAPTTSLPEDIGGSRNWDYRYTWLRDAAITLSSLLRTGYREEARAWREWLLRAVAGDPENLQIMYGIAGERELGEAELDWLPGYEGSTPVRAGNGAAHQLQLDVYGEVTEALHLAHMTGLARNDYASLLQLKLIRYLERHWDQPDEGIWEVRGPRRHFVHSKVMCWVAVDRTIKLIESGDADGPLEKWRELRDDIHRDVCEKGYDKERNTFTQSYGSKELDASLLLIPQMGFLPPDDKRVIGTIEAIQRELSTSDGFILRYPTSGDDAGVDGLEGDEGAFLACSFWLADDLAMIGRVDEARKLFEKLLALRNDLGLLAEEWDPRLQRQVGNFPQAFSHVPLIDTALRLTASGAYGG; encoded by the coding sequence ATGCACGTGGCCGGGCGCATCGAGGACTACGCACTCATCGGAGACATGCAGACCGCCGCACTGGTCTGCCGGGACGGCACGGTCGACTGGCTGTGCCTGCCCCGCTTCGACTCACACGCCGTCTTCGCCGGCCTGCTGGGCACGGAGGAGCACGGATTCTGGCGGCTTGGACCCGCGCACAGCCCGGACGCCCCGCCACCGACGGCGGCGCGGCGCACCTACCGCGGCGACTCGCTGGTCCTGGAGTCCGAGTGGGACACCCCGCGCGGCACGGTCCGCGTGACCGATTTCATGCCGCCCCGCGACACGGACGCCCCGCAGCTGGTGCGGATCGTCGAGGGCGTCAGCGGCCGGGTGCCGATGCGCTCCGCGCTGCGCATGCGGTTCAGTTACGGGCGTGTGGTGCCCTGGGTACACAAGGTCGACGGGCGCACGGTGGCCGTCGCCGGGCCCGATTCGGTGTGGCTCGACACCCCGGCCGAGACCTTCGGCAAGGACCTCACGACGTACTCGGACTTCACGGTCGCGCCGGGTGACCGGATCGCGTTCACCATCTCGTGGCAGCCCTCCCACAGGCAGCCGCCCGCGCTGCCCGATCCCGAGGGCGCCCTCACGGCGACCGAGGACTTCTGGCGCGACTGGGTCGAGCACTGCACGTACCACGGGCCCTACCGCGAGGCCGTGGTCCGCTCGCTGATCACGCTCAAGGCCCTGACGTACGCGCCGACCGGCGGCATCGTCGCCGCGCCCACCACCTCGCTGCCCGAGGACATCGGGGGCTCCCGCAACTGGGACTACCGCTACACGTGGCTGCGCGACGCGGCGATCACGCTCTCCTCGCTCCTGCGCACCGGATACCGCGAGGAGGCCCGCGCCTGGCGCGAGTGGCTGCTGCGCGCGGTGGCGGGCGACCCCGAGAACCTGCAGATCATGTACGGCATCGCGGGCGAGCGTGAGCTGGGCGAGGCCGAGCTGGACTGGCTTCCCGGATACGAGGGCTCGACACCGGTCCGGGCCGGTAACGGCGCCGCGCACCAGCTTCAGCTCGATGTGTACGGCGAGGTCACCGAGGCCCTGCACCTGGCGCACATGACGGGCCTGGCCCGCAACGACTACGCCTCGCTGCTCCAGCTCAAACTGATCCGCTACCTGGAGAGGCACTGGGACCAGCCCGACGAGGGCATCTGGGAGGTGCGCGGACCGCGCCGCCACTTCGTGCACTCCAAGGTGATGTGCTGGGTCGCCGTCGACCGCACGATCAAGCTCATCGAGTCCGGCGACGCGGACGGCCCGCTGGAGAAGTGGCGCGAGCTGCGCGACGACATCCACCGTGACGTCTGCGAGAAGGGCTACGACAAGGAGCGGAACACGTTCACGCAGTCGTACGGCTCCAAGGAGCTTGACGCCTCGCTGCTGCTGATCCCGCAGATGGGCTTCCTGCCGCCCGACGACAAGCGCGTCATCGGCACGATCGAGGCGATCCAGCGTGAGCTCTCGACGTCGGACGGCTTCATCCTGCGCTATCCGACCTCGGGCGACGACGCGGGCGTGGACGGCCTTGAGGGGGACGAAGGCGCCTTCCTGGCCTGCTCGTTCTGGTTGGCGGACGACCTGGCGATGATCGGCCGGGTCGACGAGGCCCGCAAGCTCTTCGAGAAGCTGCTCGCGCTCCGCAACGACCTGGGGCTGCTCGCCGAGGAGTGGGATCCGCGGCTGCAGCGCCAGGTCGGCAACTTCCCGCAGGCCTTCAGCCACGTGCCGCTGATCGACACGGCACTGCGGCTGACGGCTTCGGGGGCGTACGGCGGTTAG